AATGCAACAAACCGTGCCCGGCATTAGATGATGTGGACGTACTCTGATACATAGCGCGGTTTGGCGCTGTGTTAGAATATCACACACTGGTGTGTGTCTTCTTACGCCGTCGAACAGTACGTGGAGCGAACCAGAAGCTTCCTCCAGCTGGCCGTGCAATTGAGCACGACAAGCTAAATGATTGCTCGTACCGGGAAACAAGTGGTTAATTATAGCGTCTTGCAGTTTTTATGATTGAGCGATGATAGATTATGAATAGTTTGCGAGTCAGAAATGGGTAACAGAATTTCATAACGCTTCTTTGCAGATACAACTGAAACATAAAGCTCTTTCCCATCGTATTACTGATAAGTGGACCCAGTATCActttatttgcaatatttATCATTCGGCCTTCGCTCACGACGACAATCGCACCGCACCACATGGTGAAAGTGGTTGTTTTGCATGGAGATGCGGGGACAAGGGATCCCATTGCGCAATGTAGCGAAGCAGAGAAGAGGGATGGAATAAACCGCAAAAAATGCTGCCTTATTTTGTGCCCCTATTTTCTTACCCTGGGAGATACACGAGTTTGTTTGTTGCCGGCTTTGCAAAGTAAACGCACCTTTCTTCCACGTTGCTGAAACGAACGCGGTGACATCATTCGCGATAAACGGTGCTAAAGGGTGTTTCGTTTGAACTTTGGTCGACGTAGGATGaacttatttgttatttttttaactgtgCGTGGTAATATTTGGCTTTAAGGAGATGGGTGTTTGTGCCATGAATATCTATAACAGGGGTTTTCTGGGGTTCTTACAGTTGTGCAACATTTTATTGATTCTAACTTACGGGAAATCAACTTTgttgggaattggactctatagtaTCCTTTTTGGATAAATCCAAGAGGAATTTTCAATGATCCTAGAATTTTCAGGAAtttccaaaaagggtgccatagatTTCAATTCATCTCACTTAAGAAAGAGCCATGAAAATGTCCCACAActaactatgagaaccccagAAAACCTTGTAATTGCTTAAtaacgcaaaaaaaatgtCTGAAGATTACTCAGAATCACAATCAATTGATTGTATAGATGCATTGCATGAATTATAAATTTAGATGTGATTTCGTTATGTTACTCGAAATGTTTTGGTTAAGTTGAATGTAATCCAGAATTCATTTTTCAGGTGTGATCTTATTATTCGTATCAGAATCAAATAATGTTGATAACCAAACGGTTAAAATGTTAAACATATATGAGATTGATTGTTAGGACATCGTTGGATTGTTCAAGGACCATGCCCACAAGACAGTCTTGCAGCTAAATGTGGGCAGAATTTTCGTTAGTTTTTGCCTTTTCGCCCTCGTTTTCGTGTGACTCTTATTCTTGCACAGTGTGTAAAAGAGCATTATACACAGTCTTCAAAATTCCTGTTTCCTTCATTTATATGTAATATGTAAAGGTCGGTGACCCGTACTGCTCATGATGGGTATACATTTGGACAAACAATAAGGTAAAATTGGGTACACCATTAGCCCTTTTGATCATAAATGAACCATCGATGTTCCTAAAGTAATTACCGGTAATAGCAATTACGCATATGGTGGCTGATGAGCCAATTAATAAATCATTATAATTAACGATGTCATCCGATAGAACTGTATCAGCAATCGCTTGAGCCAATGTATTATTTTGACGAACAACAAACAGAAAGACTAGAATGAACTgcaatattttacaaaataatttaCGGTGTACATTTATAACATAATTGTTCCAAATTTGCACACtcaatttgaaattgttcagCATTCAAAATTCAAGAATTACTTGTGTAGCAACTTGTGGAATTGATAGCTAGCATAAATGAAGAACTCTGGACGGAAACAAGATTTAGAAACACCCTGTACGGACGGAAGAGCAATGTAGCAGATCATATGTTCCAAGTTGAAAGTGAATGGTAAAAGCAACCAGTGTAGTTCCACATTTTGCACAGACATCGCCAAATGCAGAGATCATCACataaaattgcatacattcccGTTGAATTGAATGCATATCGAAACGCACCACGCCGAAAGGGATGGTAACATGAGCAACACACTTTTCCACGCACACGGATGGAAGTCAGATTGTGCTCGTGTTGGTAGGACAGCCAGACAAAGGCAAAACTGGCATTCACTCGCCAGCGACTGGGCGACTTTAGGGTCGAGACTCTTTATATTTACACTTTTCTTCCCCATTTTACCCAACCACCGACACCAAGaagtagtgtgtgtgttggtgtatgGGAAGTTGATGTTCCGCTTTGACGATGCACGAACAGAGCGACGGTATCGGTCCTGTGCCACTTTTCCAGTGGACAAACCGGGCGGTGGTGgtacacacactctctttccTCTTGCAGTTCGCAAACTGCCGATGCTGGCGGTTAATTGTGTCGTTGCAATCGCTTGGCTGCTATTATTAGCCCccgcgaaagagagagagagagtaagtgAATGTGACCGAAAGACATTCGGTCACAGTGTGGAAGGGCCAATCGGCTGCTTGAAGTGATTGTTTCGCTTCGGTTTGCGTTGGAAGACGTGCAGAGAGCAACTTGTTGCCTAAgaaattattcttttttcgttGGTAAGAGATTCGTGCAGGTTTCACCAAATTTAATCCATCGAGCATTCCCATTCCGAATTGAGTTACTTAAAAGCTTTACGCACTGACGTGTTTAACGCAATTTTGCTTCCCCGTTTTTCAGCAACCCACAACGACAACCGACCCACCTATGAGAGGGGAGGCCGACAAGCTAAAGCACAAGGCCAAGAACTTCCTTCGCACGCTGGGCGCATGCGGAGCCGGTAGTGCAACGCCGAGCCACGCCAAAAGGATGGACGCGCAGACGAAACAGAACCTGCTGGAGCGGCGCAAGGCCCGCTCGCTGCTGAAAACGGTCATCAACGTGGGGCACAAGTTTCTCGTCCTGCTCGTCCGATGGTTATCGCGCACGATCTACGGCGAGCACGGCAAGCGGATGCCACCGATCACCAACCTCATACTGATGGAGTCGGCCACCTCGCTCGCGACCAAAATTCGCACACGCAAGGTAAATGGGGAGAGTTAAGCGAAGCTTCGCCACCAAGTGCCCGCTGAGACTAATTACCTTTTAACCTCTCCACCGCAGCTTACAAGCGTGGAAGTAACGCAAGCCTTCATTGACCGGTGCCGGGAGGTGAACCCGCTGCTCAACTGTGTCGTGGACGAGCGGTTCGAGGCGGCCCTGAAGGATGCCGAGCGGGCAGACAAGCTGATCGCTTCCGGCACGATGACCGTCGAGCAGCTGGAGCGCGAAAAACCGTTCCTCGGCGTACCGATCTCGACCAAGGACTGCATACGGGTGGAAGGTACCGGAGAAACCACCACACAGAGTGGGTCGCAGTGACGCAGGGAAATTAACTCTCTCAAACCCCATTTTGCCACAGGTCTGCTGCACACGTCCGGCATCTGGAACCGGCGGAACATACGCGGCGACAAGGACGCGCGGGCAATGGAGCTGATGCGGCGGGCCGGTGCCATACCCTTTGCCCTCACGAACGTGTCCGAGTGTTGCATGTGGTGCGTAGTGGCTTTCGAAAACATTGAGCCTTGAAACGGACGACTTCTTTAACTCTggctttgtttcttttttttcgtgcgaCAGGTGGGAAAGCGTCAACACCATTCACGGCCGCTCGCGAAACCCTTACGATGCGAATCGTATCGTCGGTGGATCGAGCGGTGGCGAGGGATGCATACAGGCGGCGGCCGCTTCTCCGTTCGGGCTCGGGTCCGACATCGGTGGTTCGATACGCATGCCCGCCTTCTTCAACGGTATCTTTGGCCATAAGCCGACCAAGTTCGTCGTGTCGAACGAGGGCCAGTACCCGGTGGCGCTGTCGGAGGAGCAAAACTCTTTCCTAGGTACGATAAGATATATTACATTGCCCGTTTTATTCAGTCGACCCCAAAGCATCAAAGGTCGTTTACAGCCCGCTGGGTTGGTGCTGAAGTGCACTCAGCTGTAGGTTTAACGACACTATATCGGTGTAAAGATAAGCAAAAAGAGGGGTGGGCGATGACGATTCAATCACGACGGAATGACGATGCGTAAATTGATAatttcccttcccttttttcccagGCATCGGTCCAATGTGTCGCTACGCAACCGACTTGAAACCGATGCTGCGCATCATTGCGGACGAGAACGCACCGAAGCTGCGGCTGGACGAGCCGGTCGATCTGAAGCAGGTGAAGTTCTTCTACCAAATCAACGACGGTGGCGCCCACCTGGTCTCGCCCGTCGATCTGGACATACGCGACGCGATGGAGAAGGTGATGGCACACTTCCGCGCGACGGTCAAGGCGGAGGTGAAGAAGGTGTACCTGGACAAGCTGCGCAAGTCGGCCCCGATGTGGCTGGCGAACATGAAAACGCCCTCGAAGGTGGGCTTCGACTCGCAGCTCGTCAATCTCGAGGGCGCCATCAATCCCTGGCTCGAGCTGGCCAAGTGGCCGCTGCGCATGTCGAACCACACGCTGATCGGCATACTGACCGCGCTGACCGAGCGGGGAGGGGTTAAGTACGGCTCGGCCGAGTACCACCACTACgtgcagcagaagcaggagCTGGTGAGCGAGTTCCGCGACATGCTCGGCGAGAATGGGGTGTTCATCTATCCGACCCACCCGACAGTAGCGCCGTACCACAACGAGCCGCTGATCCGGGCGCTTAACTTTAGCTACACCGCCATCATTAACGTGCTGGGGCTGCCGGCCACGGCCGTACCGCTCGGGCTGGGCCGCGAGGGACTGCCGGTGGGGCTTCAGGTGGTGGCGGGCGTCAACCAGGACCGGCTGTGTCTGGCGGTCGCCTGCGAACTGGAACGTGCCTTCGGCGGGTGGGTTGCACCGGAGGTGAAAGCGTAGACTGTGTATTTCTTTACATACTTAAGGAAATCTATTgcaatttaaacaaacaacaaaaaacaaaataaacaacacggGACTGGATGTGCAAAGCCCGCAAGCACGACGACACGGCACACGTGCGCGCGGGTGCTGCCGACTGGGTTTTGCTTGCtcgagcaaacaaaacacgttGGTTGTTCCAATTAAAACGAACAAGAATATAAGAAGGGTACAGAGACAGTGCGTTATTTTCGGGCAGAGGGACGTgattttgtctgttttttggATTGATCTATTACCGCAAGGAAATGTTTTACCGTATgggatgaaaataaattctacaaattgaaaaaaagcaCTCGCCTATTGGGTGGACCATGGTGTGGTTGTAtattttgcaaagaaaattataatatttaaattagtttttagaGCGTAGAAACTCAAAAGCATCGTTCATAAAACGTTTTACAAAACAGAGAGCATATTGGGAAAatatttggattttttttatatttttttattgtagaaAACTATACGGGCGCTATAGTAAACGCTTTGCGCCACGCTATGCAGCAGATCAGtggttgaaataaataatttaaatattcatacgCGCTACGCTTGAATAGGaaacaaatttttaaaattaaaatgtgcCCTTCAAAAACGCTTCCCCTTTACTGGTTGTTAAGATTATCGTGCACATAAAAAATCCCCTAACACGCTACAGCCAAACGTTGTGCAATGGAAAACAAAGCGGCCAACCAATCGCGCTATAAATCTCTTTCAGCCCTAAACACGAGAAGAAACAGCCTTTTTACTGCACCGGTAACATCATAAGACCGATTGGCGAAAATGCCGATTTTCGGTTACTTAATTCTGCCGCCCAACGTTAAAATGATGCCGAGCAGCTCCTCCCGCTTCGACCGTATCACATCGTACCGGGCACTGCGAACCCCCTCGATCCGGCCGCTCTTGCGTATCTGCTGCGCGACCGCATCGACCGTGCACAGCACGTGCACACCGCAGTCGTACCCGTTGCTCTGCTGCAAACAGTCGCCGGTGCGTAGCAGCGCATCCGGACAGTGCAGGGCGCGCTTCAGCACCGCCACCAGCTGGCGCGCGTACTCCGCGTTCGCGTTGCGCGACGAGTCAAAGTGGTAGAACGCTTGCTCCGGGCGGGAAAACACCAGCAAACTCCAGTGGGAACCGCCGGCCCGGTCCGCCGCCTGGTTGTCGTTCAGCGCGAAAAACACAAACGCCCGCTGCTGGGCCCGCAGCGGCTCGAGAAATATGCCCACCTCGTCCTGCGCCACCATCCGGATGCACTGGGTCACCTCCGGGCTGACGAACAGCAGGTCGTGCTCGTTCTCAAAGATGTGCTTCTCCAGGTACTCGAAGTAGAAGGAGATGATCTGATCGTTCAGCCAGTACGGGCCCTTGAGCAGATCGACGTCCGACAGGCGCAGGCAGGACTCGTGGTAGCTGAGCGCCACTTCATCGTGCCGGTGGTGGGAAGACATCTCTGTGTCGGCGTCGGGGTAAATAGAGCAGGAGCGAGCGAGTATCTGTTTCTATTCCACAGCCTACAGGCACAGGTCACGGTAGCAGGTCCCGGCAGGAAGCAGAGGCCCGTTTGGCCACACAATTTGTTACGAATATGGTGCGAAATTTTTCTTCACCTCCTGACACTTGGCGGTGTTCCAAAACagatcaaaacaaacaccccACGACGACGATGTCATAACAATCGGCACAGTGCGTGTGACAGTTCGCATCGGCAGGgaggaaaaatatttttacgtAAAATTGTGCAAAACACTTACCCCGTTTTTACTGAGGGAAACTTTCGATAATTGATAACACTAAACACTACGGTTGTACACGCACGAATATTTCACTCGCGACACACGTTAGCAAACGCACGCAATGCACATGAGTACGCGAAAAGAGCGCGTAGAAAACGGATAAGAATTGCGAATGTGTTTTCATCAAATCAATGCCCGTGCTGTTTTGAACAGTGTGCGCCGCGAGGGACACACGAAATGACAGGTAAGGCGGGTTTGTTTTTAACGAATGTTTGAAAAGTGTAATTTTTAACGaagaatttcaattaaatactAATCCACTGAATAAAAAAGGAGTGGTGTTAAAAAAACCACTCAAAATCCCCTATTTTAATATCTTTGTGGTAGAAGCTTTTcgttaaatatttgaaattatttgaattttctAAAACGGTTGAATGGCATGTGGAAGATGTAACTGATTTTGTTCTGATATCTCCAGTTTTCTTGTACTATAATCATTTTTGTAGGACATTCAATaagttttt
This genomic interval from Anopheles merus strain MAF chromosome 3L, AmerM5.1, whole genome shotgun sequence contains the following:
- the LOC121598508 gene encoding fatty-acid amide hydrolase 2-A isoform X2, translated to MRGEADKLKHKAKNFLRTLGACGAGSATPSHAKRMDAQTKQNLLERRKARSLLKTVINVGHKFLVLLVRWLSRTIYGEHGKRMPPITNLILMESATSLATKIRTRKLTSVEVTQAFIDRCREVNPLLNCVVDERFEAALKDAERADKLIASGTMTVEQLEREKPFLGVPISTKDCIRVEGLLHTSGIWNRRNIRGDKDARAMELMRRAGAIPFALTNVSECCMWWESVNTIHGRSRNPYDANRIVGGSSGGEGCIQAAAASPFGLGSDIGGSIRMPAFFNGIFGHKPTKFVVSNEGQYPVALSEEQNSFLGIGPMCRYATDLKPMLRIIADENAPKLRLDEPVDLKQVKFFYQINDGGAHLVSPVDLDIRDAMEKVMAHFRATVKAEVKKVYLDKLRKSAPMWLANMKTPSKVGFDSQLVNLEGAINPWLELAKWPLRMSNHTLIGILTALTERGGVKYGSAEYHHYVQQKQELVSEFRDMLGENGVFIYPTHPTVAPYHNEPLIRALNFSYTAIINVLGLPATAVPLGLGREGLPVGLQVVAGVNQDRLCLAVACELERAFGGWVAPEVKA
- the LOC121598508 gene encoding fatty-acid amide hydrolase 2-A isoform X1; this translates as MDSSTCQVRVSSVNRTGTQYRPTSSIQTHTRLQPTTTTDPPMRGEADKLKHKAKNFLRTLGACGAGSATPSHAKRMDAQTKQNLLERRKARSLLKTVINVGHKFLVLLVRWLSRTIYGEHGKRMPPITNLILMESATSLATKIRTRKLTSVEVTQAFIDRCREVNPLLNCVVDERFEAALKDAERADKLIASGTMTVEQLEREKPFLGVPISTKDCIRVEGLLHTSGIWNRRNIRGDKDARAMELMRRAGAIPFALTNVSECCMWWESVNTIHGRSRNPYDANRIVGGSSGGEGCIQAAAASPFGLGSDIGGSIRMPAFFNGIFGHKPTKFVVSNEGQYPVALSEEQNSFLGIGPMCRYATDLKPMLRIIADENAPKLRLDEPVDLKQVKFFYQINDGGAHLVSPVDLDIRDAMEKVMAHFRATVKAEVKKVYLDKLRKSAPMWLANMKTPSKVGFDSQLVNLEGAINPWLELAKWPLRMSNHTLIGILTALTERGGVKYGSAEYHHYVQQKQELVSEFRDMLGENGVFIYPTHPTVAPYHNEPLIRALNFSYTAIINVLGLPATAVPLGLGREGLPVGLQVVAGVNQDRLCLAVACELERAFGGWVAPEVKA
- the LOC121598515 gene encoding sentrin-specific protease 8, with the translated sequence MSSHHRHDEVALSYHESCLRLSDVDLLKGPYWLNDQIISFYFEYLEKHIFENEHDLLFVSPEVTQCIRMVAQDEVGIFLEPLRAQQRAFVFFALNDNQAADRAGGSHWSLLVFSRPEQAFYHFDSSRNANAEYARQLVAVLKRALHCPDALLRTGDCLQQSNGYDCGVHVLCTVDAVAQQIRKSGRIEGVRSARYDVIRSKREELLGIILTLGGRIK